A window of the Drosophila simulans strain w501 chromosome 2L, Prin_Dsim_3.1, whole genome shotgun sequence genome harbors these coding sequences:
- the LOC6730443 gene encoding 1-phosphatidylinositol 4,5-bisphosphate phosphodiesterase classes I and II isoform X6, whose protein sequence is MMSAGGTYISTASVEVPQALQDGEKFIRWDDDSGTGTPVTMRVDAKGFFLYWVDQNNELDILDIATIRDVRTGQYAKRPKDNKLRQIVTLGPQDTLEEKTVTVCHGSDFVNMTFVNFCCTRRDIAQLWTDGLIKLAYSLAQLNGSAIMFLQKAHTKLCLQVDKSGRIPVKNIIKLFAQNKEDRKRVEKALDVTGLPSGKVDSISVSKFQFEDFYNLYKYLTQRSEVERLFDSIVGNSKRKCMSIAQLVEFLNKTQRDPRLNEILYPYANPARAKELIQQYEPNKFNAQKGQLSLDGFLRYLMGDDNPIMAPSKLDLCDDMDQPMSHYFINSSHNTYLTGHQLTGKSSVEIYRQCLLAGCRCVELDFWNGRTEEPVIVHGYTFVPEIFAKDVLEAIAESAFKTSEYPVILSFENHCNPRQQAKIANYCREIFGDMLLDKPLDSHPLEPNMDLPPPAMLRRKIIIKNKKKHHHHHHHHHHKKPAQVGTPAANNKLTTANSVDAKAAQQVVLAAAHEDGGVTRGTANGDVATGTGTGSAAGTAGHAPPLQQIRQSSKDSTGSSDSDSSSEDESLPNTTPNLPSGNEPPPEKAQKETEAGAEISALVNYVQPIHFSSFENAEKKNRCYEMSSFDEKQATTLLKERPIEFVNYNKHQLSRVYPAGTRFDSSNFMPQLFWNAGCQLVALNFQTLDLAMQLNLGIFEYNARSGYLLKPEFMRRSDRRLDPFAESTVDGIIAGTVSITVLSGQFLTDKRANTFVEVDMYGLPADTVRKKFRTKTVRDNGMNPLYDEEPFVFKKVVLPELASIRIAAYEEGGKLIGHRVLPVIGLCPGYRHVNLRSEVGQPIALASLFLCVVVKDYVPDDLSNFAEALANPIKYQSELEKRDIQLSVLTDEAEALGSADEDLSKSCGQKKELRPVESLATSPKHRPSISAAAAMSVDVTVDRTDGGRGEDSVSIVAPSIQHQHSLDQSVSTSIRQVESSQFDVDLVLAEPLEKILDHKSVKEKRLEMEKKLESLRKKHDKEKVKIAGQKSSPLEGKKPKFAITNKLVKRLSNKSLEPGIEIPACPLDLGDSSEESAAADAGEDLAGGSSSLDGRTQESRLRSACREYTSQYRELQEKYHEAIYSAAEKVLKTSQTGQTKQLKASLDKVTGEVMHQLQEARRNEVKNLATVHRDRDELIRMKREVASSVVERGVAERVRLKQTFDRRTDELQKQHDSVRNALAEHRSKARQILDKEAESRSCVSSNGFLVLFHGPHHHGCSGSSSSALSGNNLTLNLDAGATASHSAISPARSHNSIAAAAEMKT, encoded by the exons GACAACAAGCTGCGCCAGATTGTGACGCTGGGCCCCCAGGACACGCTCGAGGAGAAGACAGTGACGGTATGCCACGGCTCGGACTTCGTCAACATGACGTTCGTCAACTTCTGCTGCACCCGGCGGGACATAGCCCAG CTCTGGACCGACGGACTCATCAAGTTGGCCTACAGTTTGGCCCAGCTCAATGGCTCGGCGATTATGTTCCTGCAGAAGGCCCATACCAAACTGTGTCTCCAGGTGGACAAGAGCGGCCGCATACCAGTGAAAAA CATCATAAAACTTTTCGCCCAAAACAAGGAGGATCGCAAACGTGTCGAGAAGGCGCTGGACGTGACCGGTTTGCCGTCGGGAAAGGTCGATAGCATATCGGTGTCCAAATTTCAATTCGAGGACTTTTACAATTTGTACAAATATCTCACGCAGCGTTCGGAGGTGGAGCGCCTCTTTGACAGCAT TGTTGGCAACTCGAAGCGCAAGTGCATGTCCATCGCTCAACTGGTGGAGTTCCTGAACAAGACGCAGCGTGATCCCCGCCTGAACGAGATCCTCTACCCCTATGCGAATCCCGCCCGCGCCAAGGAGCTCATCCAGCAATATGAGCCCAACAAGTTCAATGCGCAAAAGGGCCAACTCAGCCTGGATGGCTTTTTGAG GTACTTAATGGGCGACGACAATCCCATCATGGCGCCCAGCAAGCTCGATCTCTGCGATGACATGGACCAGCCGATGTCGCACTACTTCATCAACTCCTCGCACAACACCTACTTGACGGGACACCAGCTGACCGGCAAGTCGTCCGTCGAGATTTACAGGCAGTGTCTCCTGGCGGGATGCAG ATGCGTTGAGCTCGACTTCTGGAACGGACGCACCGAGGAGCCAGTCATTGTCCACGGCTATACGTTCGTGCCCGAGATATTTGCCAAGGACGTGCTGGAGGCCATCGCAGAGAGTGCATTTAAAACATCCGAATACCCTGTGATATTGAGCTTTGAGAATCACTGCAACCCTAGGCAACAG GCGAAAATTGCCAACTATTGTCGCGAAATATTTGGCGATATGCTGCTCGATAAGCCGCTGGACTCTCATCCGCTGGAACCGAACATGGACTTGCCACCGCCGGCGATGCTGCGCCGCAAGATTATAATCAAGAACAAGAAGAagcatcaccaccaccatcaccatcatcaccacaaAAAGCCAGCGCAGGTGGGCACGCCGGCAGCCAACAACAAACTGACTACAGCGAATTCAG TGGATGCCAAGGCGGCGCAACAAGTCGTTTTGGCGGCCGCGCATGAGGATGGGGGCGTGACCAGGGGCACCGCCAACGGGGACGTTGCCACGGGAACAGGAACCGGAAGTGCTGCTGGGACAGCAGGACACGCACCGCCGTTGCAA CAAATCCGCCAAAGCTCCAAAGACAGCACTGGATCCTCCGATTCGGACAGCTCTTCGGAGGATGAATCCCTGCCTAACACCACGCCCAATTTGCCCAGCGGCAACGAACCTCCGCCAGAAAAGGCTCAAAAGGAAACGGAGGCCGGAGCAGAGATTTCAGCTTTGGTCAACTATGTTCAGCCGATTCATTTTAGCTCTTTTGAGAATGCAGAAA AAAAGAATCGGTGCTACGAAATGTCTTCGTTTGATGAAAAACAGGCGACAACACTGTTGAAGGAGCGACCGATTGAGTTTGTGAACTATAACAAACACCAATTATCTCGTGTCTATCCGGCGGGCACTCGCTTTGATAGCTCCAACTTTATGCCGCAGTTGTTCTGGAATGCCGGATGTCAGCTTGTGGCACTTAACTTCCAAACCCTCGATCTGGCCATGCAACTCAATTTGGGGATCTTCGAGTATAACGCTCGGTCCGGTTATCTACTTAAGCCGGAGTTTATGCGCCGCTCAGATCGCAGATTGGATCCCTTCGCGGAAAGCACTGTGGATGGCATCATAGCAGGCACAGTATCAATCACTGTTTTATCTGGTCAGTTTCTCACGGATAAGAGGGCGAACACTTTTGTGGAAGTGGATATGTACGGTTTGCCAGCGGACACGGTGAGAAAGAAGTTCCGCACCAAAACAGTCCGGGATAATGGAATGAATCCACTTTATGACGAGGAGCCGTTCGTGTTTAAGAAGGTGGTTCTCCCCGAGTTGGCGAGCATTCGAATTGCAGCATATGAGGAGGGTGGCAAACTCATTGGTCACCGCGTTTTGCCCGTAATCGGTCTGTGCCCTGGTTACCGACATGTAAATCTCCGATCTGAAGTGGGTCAACCAATAGCCCTGGCCTCTCTTTTCCTGTGCGTGGTGGTCAAGGATTATGTGCCCGATGATCTTTCCAACTTCGCAGAGGCGCTAGCTAACCCGATTAAATACCAAAGTGAGCTAGAGAAGCGCGATATTCAACTGTCTGTTTTGACCGACGAAGCCGAAGCGCTGGGCAGTGCGGACGAAGATCTCTCCAAGTCGT gtggccaaaaaaaggagCTGCGTCCGGTTGAATCGCTTGCGACTTCGCCCAAGCATAGGCCGAGTATCTCGGCTGCCGCAGCAATGAGTGTTGACGTTACCGTGGATCGGACCGATGGCGGAAGGGGAGAAGATAGCGTCTCTATTGTGGCACCATCAATACAGCATCAGCACTCCCTAGACCAGTCCGTAAGCACCTCCATCCGCCAGGTGGAGTCCTCGCAGTTTGATGTGGATCTTGTGTTGGCGGAGCCGCTGGAAAAGATCTTGGATCACAAGTCCGTCAAGGAAAAGCGTCTCGAGATGGAAAAGAAGCTGGAGTCGCTGCGAAAGAAGCATGACAAGGAAAAGGTTAAGATCGCCGGCCAGAAATCCAGTCCGCTAGAGGGCAAGAAGCCGAAGTTTGCCATAACGAATAAGCTGGTGAAGCGGCTAAGCAACAAGAGTCT CGAGCCTGGTATAGAGATCCCCGCCTGCCCTCTGGATCTGGGCGATAGCAGCGAGGAGAGTGCAGCCGCGGATGCCGGTGAGGACTTAGCCGGCGGGAGCAGCAGCCTGGATGGCAGAACTCAAGAGTCGCGATTACGCAGTGCCTGCCGGGAGTACACTTCCCAGTACCGTGAGCTGCAGGAGAAGTACCATGAGGCTATTTACAGTGCAGCCGAGAAGGTGCTGAAGACATCGCAAACTGGTCAAACAAAGCAGTTAAAAGCATCTCTAGACAAGGTCACTGGAGAGGTTATGCACCAGCTGCAGGAGGCACGCCGCAACGAGGTTAAGAATCTGGCCACCGTGCACCGGGATCGTGATGAGCTGATCAG AATGAAACGCGAGGTGGCAAGCTCCGTTGTGGAACGTGGCGTAGCTGAACGTGTGCGGCTGAAGCAGACCTTTGACCGAAGAACGGATGAGCTTCAGAAGCAGCACGACTCAGTGCGCAATGCCCTGGCAGAACACCGCTCCAAG GCTCGTCAAATTCTCGACAAGGAGGCAGAATCGCGAAGCTGTGTATCCAGCAATGGCTTCTTGGTCCTCTTCCATGGACCTCATCACCACGGCTGTTCGGGTTCCAGCTCGTCAGCCCTATCAGGCAATAATCTCACTCTAAATCTGGACGCGGGGGCTACCGCTAGTCATTCGGCCATTTCGCCGGCCAGGTCGCACAACAGCATCGCAGCAGCGGCCGAGATGAAGACGTAA
- the LOC6730443 gene encoding 1-phosphatidylinositol 4,5-bisphosphate phosphodiesterase classes I and II isoform X1 has product MMSAGGTYISTASVEVPQALQDGEKFIRWDDDSGTGTPVTMRVDAKGFFLYWVDQNNELDILDIATIRDVRTGQYAKRPKDNKLRQIVTLGPQDTLEEKTVTVCHGSDFVNMTFVNFCCTRRDIAQLWTDGLIKLAYSLAQLNGSAIMFLQKAHTKLCLQVDKSGRIPVKNIIKLFAQNKEDRKRVEKALDVTGLPSGKVDSISVSKFQFEDFYNLYKYLTQRSEVERLFDSIVGNSKRKCMSIAQLVEFLNKTQRDPRLNEILYPYANPARAKELIQQYEPNKFNAQKGQLSLDGFLRYLMGDDNPIMAPSKLDLCDDMDQPMSHYFINSSHNTYLTGHQLTGKSSVEIYRQCLLAGCRCVELDFWNGRTEEPVIVHGYTFVPEIFAKDVLEAIAESAFKTSEYPVILSFENHCNPRQQAKIANYCREIFGDMLLDKPLDSHPLEPNMDLPPPAMLRRKIIIKNKKKHHHHHHHHHHKKPAQVGTPAANNKLTTANSVDAKAAQQVVLAAAHEDGGVTRGTANGDVATGTGTGSAAGTAGHAPPLQQIRQSSKDSTGSSDSDSSSEDESLPNTTPNLPSGNEPPPEKAQKETEAGAEISALVNYVQPIHFSSFENAEKKNRCYEMSSFDEKQATTLLKERPIEFVNYNKHQLSRVYPAGTRFDSSNFMPQLFWNAGCQLVALNFQTLDLAMQLNLGIFEYNARSGYLLKPEFMRRSDRRLDPFAESTVDGIIAGTVSITVLSGQFLTDKRANTFVEVDMYGLPADTVRKKFRTKTVRDNGMNPLYDEEPFVFKKVVLPELASIRIAAYEEGGKLIGHRVLPVIGLCPGYRHVNLRSEVGQPIALASLFLCVVVKDYVPDDLSNFAEALANPIKYQSELEKRDIQLSVLTDEAEALGSADEDLSKSFVFVQVGGQKKELRPVESLATSPKHRPSISAAAAMSVDVTVDRTDGGRGEDSVSIVAPSIQHQHSLDQSVSTSIRQVESSQFDVDLVLAEPLEKILDHKSVKEKRLEMEKKLESLRKKHDKEKVKIAGQKSSPLEGKKPKFAITNKLVKRLSNKSLNCLSPHSEPGIEIPACPLDLGDSSEESAAADAGEDLAGGSSSLDGRTQESRLRSACREYTSQYRELQEKYHEAIYSAAEKVLKTSQTGQTKQLKASLDKVTGEVMHQLQEARRNEVKNLATVHRDRDELIRMKREVASSVVERGVAERVRLKQTFDRRTDELQKQHDSVRNALAEHRSKARQILDKEAESRSCVSSNGFLVLFHGPHHHGCSGSSSSALSGNNLTLNLDAGATASHSAISPARSHNSIAAAAEMKT; this is encoded by the exons GACAACAAGCTGCGCCAGATTGTGACGCTGGGCCCCCAGGACACGCTCGAGGAGAAGACAGTGACGGTATGCCACGGCTCGGACTTCGTCAACATGACGTTCGTCAACTTCTGCTGCACCCGGCGGGACATAGCCCAG CTCTGGACCGACGGACTCATCAAGTTGGCCTACAGTTTGGCCCAGCTCAATGGCTCGGCGATTATGTTCCTGCAGAAGGCCCATACCAAACTGTGTCTCCAGGTGGACAAGAGCGGCCGCATACCAGTGAAAAA CATCATAAAACTTTTCGCCCAAAACAAGGAGGATCGCAAACGTGTCGAGAAGGCGCTGGACGTGACCGGTTTGCCGTCGGGAAAGGTCGATAGCATATCGGTGTCCAAATTTCAATTCGAGGACTTTTACAATTTGTACAAATATCTCACGCAGCGTTCGGAGGTGGAGCGCCTCTTTGACAGCAT TGTTGGCAACTCGAAGCGCAAGTGCATGTCCATCGCTCAACTGGTGGAGTTCCTGAACAAGACGCAGCGTGATCCCCGCCTGAACGAGATCCTCTACCCCTATGCGAATCCCGCCCGCGCCAAGGAGCTCATCCAGCAATATGAGCCCAACAAGTTCAATGCGCAAAAGGGCCAACTCAGCCTGGATGGCTTTTTGAG GTACTTAATGGGCGACGACAATCCCATCATGGCGCCCAGCAAGCTCGATCTCTGCGATGACATGGACCAGCCGATGTCGCACTACTTCATCAACTCCTCGCACAACACCTACTTGACGGGACACCAGCTGACCGGCAAGTCGTCCGTCGAGATTTACAGGCAGTGTCTCCTGGCGGGATGCAG ATGCGTTGAGCTCGACTTCTGGAACGGACGCACCGAGGAGCCAGTCATTGTCCACGGCTATACGTTCGTGCCCGAGATATTTGCCAAGGACGTGCTGGAGGCCATCGCAGAGAGTGCATTTAAAACATCCGAATACCCTGTGATATTGAGCTTTGAGAATCACTGCAACCCTAGGCAACAG GCGAAAATTGCCAACTATTGTCGCGAAATATTTGGCGATATGCTGCTCGATAAGCCGCTGGACTCTCATCCGCTGGAACCGAACATGGACTTGCCACCGCCGGCGATGCTGCGCCGCAAGATTATAATCAAGAACAAGAAGAagcatcaccaccaccatcaccatcatcaccacaaAAAGCCAGCGCAGGTGGGCACGCCGGCAGCCAACAACAAACTGACTACAGCGAATTCAG TGGATGCCAAGGCGGCGCAACAAGTCGTTTTGGCGGCCGCGCATGAGGATGGGGGCGTGACCAGGGGCACCGCCAACGGGGACGTTGCCACGGGAACAGGAACCGGAAGTGCTGCTGGGACAGCAGGACACGCACCGCCGTTGCAA CAAATCCGCCAAAGCTCCAAAGACAGCACTGGATCCTCCGATTCGGACAGCTCTTCGGAGGATGAATCCCTGCCTAACACCACGCCCAATTTGCCCAGCGGCAACGAACCTCCGCCAGAAAAGGCTCAAAAGGAAACGGAGGCCGGAGCAGAGATTTCAGCTTTGGTCAACTATGTTCAGCCGATTCATTTTAGCTCTTTTGAGAATGCAGAAA AAAAGAATCGGTGCTACGAAATGTCTTCGTTTGATGAAAAACAGGCGACAACACTGTTGAAGGAGCGACCGATTGAGTTTGTGAACTATAACAAACACCAATTATCTCGTGTCTATCCGGCGGGCACTCGCTTTGATAGCTCCAACTTTATGCCGCAGTTGTTCTGGAATGCCGGATGTCAGCTTGTGGCACTTAACTTCCAAACCCTCGATCTGGCCATGCAACTCAATTTGGGGATCTTCGAGTATAACGCTCGGTCCGGTTATCTACTTAAGCCGGAGTTTATGCGCCGCTCAGATCGCAGATTGGATCCCTTCGCGGAAAGCACTGTGGATGGCATCATAGCAGGCACAGTATCAATCACTGTTTTATCTGGTCAGTTTCTCACGGATAAGAGGGCGAACACTTTTGTGGAAGTGGATATGTACGGTTTGCCAGCGGACACGGTGAGAAAGAAGTTCCGCACCAAAACAGTCCGGGATAATGGAATGAATCCACTTTATGACGAGGAGCCGTTCGTGTTTAAGAAGGTGGTTCTCCCCGAGTTGGCGAGCATTCGAATTGCAGCATATGAGGAGGGTGGCAAACTCATTGGTCACCGCGTTTTGCCCGTAATCGGTCTGTGCCCTGGTTACCGACATGTAAATCTCCGATCTGAAGTGGGTCAACCAATAGCCCTGGCCTCTCTTTTCCTGTGCGTGGTGGTCAAGGATTATGTGCCCGATGATCTTTCCAACTTCGCAGAGGCGCTAGCTAACCCGATTAAATACCAAAGTGAGCTAGAGAAGCGCGATATTCAACTGTCTGTTTTGACCGACGAAGCCGAAGCGCTGGGCAGTGCGGACGAAGATCTCTCCAAGTCGT TCGTTTTCGTCCAAGTAggtggccaaaaaaaggagCTGCGTCCGGTTGAATCGCTTGCGACTTCGCCCAAGCATAGGCCGAGTATCTCGGCTGCCGCAGCAATGAGTGTTGACGTTACCGTGGATCGGACCGATGGCGGAAGGGGAGAAGATAGCGTCTCTATTGTGGCACCATCAATACAGCATCAGCACTCCCTAGACCAGTCCGTAAGCACCTCCATCCGCCAGGTGGAGTCCTCGCAGTTTGATGTGGATCTTGTGTTGGCGGAGCCGCTGGAAAAGATCTTGGATCACAAGTCCGTCAAGGAAAAGCGTCTCGAGATGGAAAAGAAGCTGGAGTCGCTGCGAAAGAAGCATGACAAGGAAAAGGTTAAGATCGCCGGCCAGAAATCCAGTCCGCTAGAGGGCAAGAAGCCGAAGTTTGCCATAACGAATAAGCTGGTGAAGCGGCTAAGCAACAAGAGTCT TAATTGTCTCTCTCCGCACAGCGAGCCTGGTATAGAGATCCCCGCCTGCCCTCTGGATCTGGGCGATAGCAGCGAGGAGAGTGCAGCCGCGGATGCCGGTGAGGACTTAGCCGGCGGGAGCAGCAGCCTGGATGGCAGAACTCAAGAGTCGCGATTACGCAGTGCCTGCCGGGAGTACACTTCCCAGTACCGTGAGCTGCAGGAGAAGTACCATGAGGCTATTTACAGTGCAGCCGAGAAGGTGCTGAAGACATCGCAAACTGGTCAAACAAAGCAGTTAAAAGCATCTCTAGACAAGGTCACTGGAGAGGTTATGCACCAGCTGCAGGAGGCACGCCGCAACGAGGTTAAGAATCTGGCCACCGTGCACCGGGATCGTGATGAGCTGATCAG AATGAAACGCGAGGTGGCAAGCTCCGTTGTGGAACGTGGCGTAGCTGAACGTGTGCGGCTGAAGCAGACCTTTGACCGAAGAACGGATGAGCTTCAGAAGCAGCACGACTCAGTGCGCAATGCCCTGGCAGAACACCGCTCCAAG GCTCGTCAAATTCTCGACAAGGAGGCAGAATCGCGAAGCTGTGTATCCAGCAATGGCTTCTTGGTCCTCTTCCATGGACCTCATCACCACGGCTGTTCGGGTTCCAGCTCGTCAGCCCTATCAGGCAATAATCTCACTCTAAATCTGGACGCGGGGGCTACCGCTAGTCATTCGGCCATTTCGCCGGCCAGGTCGCACAACAGCATCGCAGCAGCGGCCGAGATGAAGACGTAA